A region of Fusarium keratoplasticum isolate Fu6.1 chromosome 6, whole genome shotgun sequence DNA encodes the following proteins:
- a CDS encoding Metapyrocatechase 2 produces MALRGAGDSALRPIRLVRIAHVYYTHKDIEKAREFLQDFGFQEARRVGKSTYYSGTGPDPFVYCAREGDEDEFGGAAFVVESIEELEYASKTLPDATEVYKLDEAPGGGYCVTFKDPVDGFPFHLVCGQDANTASALPQLRYNFAMTLLMLIGYLAAPAPVHKLGHFGMCVTDFAKAFDFYTTRFNFVPSDLVHDPSGKDITTFLHLDRGAELVDHHCFFFFEGPKSHVHHSSYETHDFDTQLLGHHWLREKGYENCWGVGRHVMGSQIFDYWFDTSRFIMEHYIDGDLVNNEHTTHRSLASKDSLHVWGMPHCHKVF; encoded by the exons ATGGCTCTTCGCGGTGCCGGTGATTCTGCACTTCGTCCCATTCGACTGGTGCGAATTGCACATGTGTACTACACTCACAAGGATATCGAGAAGGCACGAGAATTCCTCCAAGACTTCGGCTTCCAAGAGGCGCGGCGGGTTGGCAAGTCGACGTACTATAGCGGAACAGGGCCCGATCCTTTTGTGTACTGCGCAAGGGAaggcgatgaggatgagtttgGCGGAGCTGCCTTTGTCGTTGAATCCATCGAGGAACTCGAATACGCGTCCAAGACACTGCCAGATGCCACAGAGGTATACAAACTTGACGAAGCCCCTGGCGGTGGCTACTGCGTGACATTCAAGGACCCAGTGGATGGCTTCCCATTCCATCTAGTCTGTGGTCAGGATGCAAACACCGCCAGCGCTCTTCCGCAACTTAGGTACAATTTC GCGATGACGTTACTAATGTTGATCGGGTACCTCGCAGCGCCAGCGCCGGTTCACAAATTGGGGCACTTTGGAATGTGCGTGACCGACTTTGCGAAGGCCTTTGACTTTTACACGACGAGATTCAACTTTGTCCCCAGCGAT CTCGTTCATGATCCCAGTGGGAAAGACATCACCACGTTTCTTCACCTCGACCGCGGTGCAGAGCTCGTTGACCACCActgtttcttcttttttgaGGGTCCCAAGTCTCACGTCCACCATTCATCCTACGAAACTCATGACTTTGACACTCAACTTCTGGGCCATCATTGGCTGCGCGAGAAGGGATATGAGAACTGCTGGGGGGTCGGTCGGCATGTAATGGGTAGCCAGATCTTTGACTACTG GTTTGATACATCCCGATTTATCATGGAGCATTATATTGACGGGGATTTGGTCAACAACGAGCATACAACGCATCGAAGCCTCGCTTCCAAGGATAGTCTCCATGTTTGGGGTATGCCGCATTGCCACAAAGTCTTTTAA
- a CDS encoding 2,4-dichlorophenol 6-monooxygenase: protein MPSVLTPSPDQIVLNGFGQSQGPLTNGPPVTAQQSHPHEAKDDVIDTEFLIVGAGPAGAALACFLGSYGLKGIMISAAPGTADTPRAHITNMAALECLRDVGLYEELENVASKGDAHMQHTRWCHSMAGVEYARLYSWGNDPKRKGDYDRASPCSPFDLPQTILEPVLVHHATLKGFTTRFDTTLHSFVENPKTGRITATVHDKLSNKQYQISTRYLFGADGARSQVVKQLDLPLSVKPGQGLAINVLVKADLSHLVKNRQGNLHWVMQPDREHPEFAWMGIVRMVKPWNEWMFILFPSPGYDYKREAQPSKDEYLRRVQEFIGDDTPAEILNISKWYINEIVAEKYSQGNVFCLGDAVHRHPPLNGLGSNTCIQDAFNLAWKVAYVHKGLASPSLLSSYSVERQPVGYSIVTRANQAFRDHHRVWDALGMLPKELHERKAILQELEDATPEGQRRRLAFHDAIRHTTHEFNGLGVEMNQHYDSQGIYVADEPYPFARTGRAADNEVLYHEPSSYPGCRLPHAWLNTAIPGQNISTIDIAGHGAFALLTGIGGGAWKQAAEHVAEKLRVPLKVYSIGFRQDWEDEYFDWENLSGVEESGAVLVRPDLFVAWRAPRVLPDAAACELKLMTVMRSILGHASES, encoded by the exons ATGCCTTCTGTTCTGACGCCCAGTCCTGACCAGATCGTCCTGAACGGGTTCGGTCAGTCTCAAGGTCCATTGACAAATGGCCCGCCGGTAACCGCCCAGCAAAGCCATCCTCACGAAGCCAAGGACGATGTGATCGACACAGAATTCCTCATTGTCGGTGCAGGACCTGCTGgagcagccttggcttgTTTTCTCGGCTCTTATG GACTGAAAGGAATCATGATAAGCGCCGCTCCTGGAACAGCAGACACTCCTCGTGCGCACATTACCAACATGGCAGCTCTGG AATGCCTGCGAGATGTCGGGCTCTATGAGGAGCTAGAAAACGTGGCCTCCAAGGGTGATGCTCATATGCAGCACACGAGATGGTGTCACAGCATGGCAGGGGTGGAGTATGCTCGACTTTACTCATGGGGCAACGATCCGAAAAGAAAG GGCGACTACGACAGGGCTAGCCCATGCTCGCCGTTCGACCTGCCACAGACTATTTTGGAGCCAGTGTTGGTGCATCATGCGACATTGAAGGGCTTCACGACGCGTTTTGACACGACGCTCCATTCGTTTGTGGAGAACCCCAAGACGGGCCGAATCACGGCAACAGTCCACGACAAGCTTTCAAACAAGCAATACCAGATCTCCACCCGCTACCTATTTGGGGCCGATGGCGCCCGAAGCCAGGTTGTGAAGCAGCTTGACTTGCCCTTGTCCGTCAAGCCCGGCCAAGGTCTTGCGATAAACGTGTTGGTAAAGGCCGACCTGTCccatctcgtcaagaacCGCCAGGGTAATCTCCACTGGGTTATGCAACCAGATCGCGAACATCCTGAGTTCGCTTGGATGGGCATTGTGCGCATGGTGAAGCCATGGAATGAATGGATGTTCATATTGTTTCCAAGCCCCGGCTACGACTATAAGAGAGAGGCTCAACCATCCAAGGACGAGTATTTGAGGCGAGTCCAAGAGTTCATCGGCGATGACACGCCTGCAGAGATCTTGAATATATCTAAATGGTATATCAATGAGATCGTCGCCGAGAAATATTCTCAAGGCAACGT ATTCTGCCTCGGGGACGCCGTGCATCGCCACCCACCTTTGAATGGGCTAGGCTCGAATACATGTATACAAGATGCCTTCAATCTCGCCTGGAAGGTCGCCTATGTCCACAAGGGCctggcatcgccatcccTTCTATCAAGCTATTCGGTTGAGAGGCAGCCTGTGGGTTACTCCATCGTCACCAGGGCAAATCAAGCATTCCGTGATCACCACCGCGTATGGGACGCCCTCGGAATGCTTCCAAAGGAACTCCATGAGCGTAAGGCAATCCTACAGGAATTGGAAGACGCGACACCGGAAGGTCAGAGGCGGCGTCTTGCTTTCCACGACGCAATCAGGCACACAACCCACGAGTTCAATGGACTGGGTGTCGAGATGAATCAGCATTATGACAGCCAAGGTATTTATGTCGCGGATGAGCCTTATCCCTTTGCGCGCACGGGACGGGCGGCCGATAATGAGGTTCTTTATCACGAACCAAGCTCATACCCTGGCTGCCGCTTGCCACATGCCTGGCTTAACACAGCGATTCCGGGACAAAACATTTCAACAATCGACATCGCTGGCCACGGAGCCTTTGCCTTGCTCACTGGCATTGGGGGCGGTGCCTGGAAGCAAGCAGCTGAGCATGTCGCTGAAAAACTCCGGGTCCCCCTCAAGGTTTATTCAATCGGGTTCAGACAGGACTGGGAGGACGAGTATTTTGACTGGGAGAACCTCAGCGGCGTGGAGGAATCGGGTGCTGTATTGGTACGACCAGATCTTTTTGTCGCATGGAGAGCACCAAGGGTCTTGCCTGACGCCGCAGCCTGCGAGCTC
- a CDS encoding Fumitremorgin C synthase, whose amino-acid sequence MLAVIVLPLALCGLLYMVMTMGRRAKHLPPGPPTLPILGNLHQIPQKGSYLTFTKWAKQYGGLYSLKLGTGTAVVVTDRRIVKELIDKKSSKYSNRPPSYVSHDLITSGDHLLVMQYGQQWRTFRKLVHQYFMESMVEKRHVEVQNAEATQMLRDMCVRPDQHMRHPKRYSNSIIMSLVFGFRTPSVDTPHMTQLYDLMENWSKVMEPGNTPPVDIYPFLHWVPQSLFGNWVSRSNDVGAEMNKLYGSALDRVRERRRSKGSKDSLMDSLLEQEDKLGLTNHQLYFLGGVLMEGGSDTSSSIILAFIQAMTKWGHVLVKAQGEIDSVVGEDRTPVWADYTKLPYVATIVKEAQRWRPAVPLAFPHAAAEDDWIDGQFIPKGTVVILNAWGMHHDQKRFPDPDTFDPDHYKGQTTLAPELAASADYGSRDHYGYGSGRRICPGIHLAERNLFLAIAKIIWAFSIKPAVDEQGKEVELDINPQTGYGEGFLLCVKDFPCKITPRSEARRETIMREFNEAQKVFSKFDA is encoded by the exons ATGCTCGCTGTCATTGTTCTCCCGCTCGCGCTTTGCGGGCTGTTGTACATGGTCATGACCATGGGGAGAAGGGCTAAGCATCTTCCACCTG GCCCTCCAACATTGCCAATACTTGGTAACCTTCATCAAATCCCCCAGAAGGGCTCGTACTTGAC ATTCACCAAATGGGCCAAGCAATATGGCGGTCTCTACTCGCTGAAGTTAGGCACCGGAACAGCCGTCGTTGTCACGGATCGACGTATCGTCAAAGAACTCATAGACAAGAAGAGCAGCAAATACAGCAACCGACCCCCCTCATACGTTTCCCACGACCTGATAACATCGGGCGACCACCTATTGGTCATGCAGTATGGCCAACAGTGGCGGACCTTTCGGAAGCTGGTCCATCAGTATTTCATGGAATCCATGGTGGAGAAACGTCACGTTGAGGTCCAGAACGCCGAAGCGACACAGATGCTGCGTGACATGTGTGTGCGTCCAGACCAGCACATGCGACATCCGAAGAGATACAGTAATAGCATCATCATGAGCTTAG TCTTCGGTTTTCGGACGCCATCTGTGGACACCCCCCACATGACTCAACTATACGACTTAATG GAGAACTGGTCTAAGGTGATGGAGCCTGGCAACACTCCCCCGGTTGATATTTACCCATTCCTGCACTGGGTCCCTCAGAGCTTATTTGGCAACTGGGTATCCAGATCAAATGATGTGGGCGCCGAAATGAACAAATTGTACGGGTCTGCTCTCGACCGCGTTCGAGAGCGTAGACGATCCAAGGGAAGCAAAGATTCCTTGATGGACTCTCTACTTGAGCAGGAAGACAAGCTAGGTCTTACCAACCATCAGCTCTACTTCCTTGGCGGTGTTTTGATGGAAGGTGGATCGGATACCTCGAGTTCCATCATCCTTGCGTTTATTCAAGCTATGACTAAATGGGGTCATGTGCTTGTCAAAGCCCAAGGGGAGATTGATAGCGTTGTAGGCGAAGACCGGACCCCAGTGTGGGCAGACTACACCAAGTTGCCGTACGTGGCGACGATTGTCAAAGAGGCTCAGAGGTGGAGGCCAGCCGTGCCGCTTGCATTCCCAcacgctgctgctgaag ATGATTGGATTGACGGCCAGTTTATCCCCAAGGGAACTGTTGTCATCCTGAACGCCTGGGGAATGCATCATGACCAGAAGCGATTCCCAGACCCCGACACCTTTGACCCTGACCACTACAAAGGCCAGACCACCCTTGCCCCAGAGCTCGCAGCTTCGGCAGACTATGGAAGTCGCGACCATTATGGTTATGGCTCGGGTCGGAGGATTTGTCCTGGCATTCACTTGGCCGAGCGAAACTTGTTTTTGGCTATTGCCAAGATAATCTGGGCGTTCTCTATTAAGCCAGCAGTAGATGAGCAGGGCAAGGAGGTCGAGCTTGACATCAACCCTCAGACTGGGTACGGGGAAGGCTTTCTCCTCTGTGTAAAGGACTTCCCTTGCAAGATCACGCCAAGATCTGAAGCTCGACGGGAGACGATTATGAGGGAATTCAACGAAGCCCAAAAGGTTTTCTCGAAATTTGATGCCTAG